From a region of the [Eubacterium] eligens ATCC 27750 genome:
- a CDS encoding DUF3878 family protein — translation MFDEIYNSENDTFVKLEQIFELNVFCPVHIDGEKDIAVAYLMNDAVESFLIFRDSAMTGNYCDIDVEQIASIDKLDDGYMLIVNQGGENIFTIRFRKLVLRTHLFNYGCMGHFWVKGYEYLRQLEYQLADIRDKYRYLGDEYCSEKEMQLMKLADFPPIKRYKSVPDRYYVPYPDCVYQETIDYLLSIAQQVNDSSMARAIRNYGKKTSRYNSFLIYMMLHTKKHANFVDALIKELREAASIYDDRTFSEDERREHKRIHLVAENKLKEYEKRGFRGILYREEPFMYSKDSITYKEHLLIYRNGLVNRHTMILTFE, via the coding sequence ATGTTTGATGAAATATACAATAGTGAAAATGATACATTTGTGAAGCTGGAGCAGATATTTGAACTCAATGTGTTTTGTCCTGTTCATATAGATGGTGAAAAGGATATAGCAGTTGCGTATCTTATGAATGATGCTGTTGAGAGTTTTCTTATATTCAGAGATTCTGCAATGACCGGGAATTATTGCGATATTGATGTGGAACAGATTGCAAGTATTGATAAGCTTGATGATGGATATATGCTGATTGTTAATCAAGGTGGAGAGAATATATTTACAATCAGATTTAGGAAACTGGTGTTAAGAACTCATTTATTTAATTATGGATGTATGGGACATTTCTGGGTTAAAGGTTATGAGTATCTAAGACAGCTTGAATATCAGCTTGCAGACATAAGAGATAAGTACAGATATCTTGGCGATGAATATTGTAGTGAGAAAGAAATGCAGCTTATGAAGCTGGCAGATTTTCCGCCAATTAAGAGATATAAGTCTGTTCCAGACAGGTATTATGTACCTTATCCGGATTGTGTGTATCAGGAGACCATTGATTATCTTTTAAGTATTGCACAGCAGGTTAATGACAGCTCTATGGCAAGGGCAATAAGAAACTACGGAAAGAAAACATCGAGATATAACAGTTTTTTAATATATATGATGCTTCATACCAAGAAACATGCAAATTTTGTAGATGCCTTAATTAAGGAGCTGAGAGAGGCAGCATCCATATATGATGACAGAACATTTTCAGAGGATGAAAGAAGGGAACATAAACGGATTCACCTTGTTGCGGAAAACAAACTGAAAGAGTATGAAAAAAGAGGATTCAGGGGAATATTATACAGAGAAGAACCATTTATGTACTCAAAGGATTCAATTACATATAAAGAACATTTACTTATATATAGAAATGGTCTTGTAAACAGGCATACAATGATATTGACTTTCGAATGA
- a CDS encoding helix-turn-helix domain-containing protein: MEYTDSYRAFCERLKISRKLLDYDQVRMASELDMTRDEYANKETGRTMITGTDLKKINNIGMDIDKLLVNVERDVNCQILKGKVATFNNTSEIEYVKGVVTEYMLYLCEQHLDDFTENVLKNIRILKAFDNISSKNTGSMLKCVRDINGITDQLMISEDLGISRYKYSKIENNKEYPDAMVLIRLYELYGYLPTMYLDLYDVRIEMLDNIYDSMEIREQDLIIKFIDNLKQFV; encoded by the coding sequence ATGGAGTATACAGATAGTTATAGAGCATTTTGTGAAAGATTGAAGATATCTAGAAAGTTATTGGATTATGATCAGGTGAGGATGGCGTCTGAATTGGATATGACCAGAGATGAATATGCAAATAAAGAAACAGGCCGTACAATGATTACTGGAACTGATTTAAAGAAAATAAACAATATAGGAATGGATATCGACAAATTATTGGTTAATGTTGAAAGAGATGTAAATTGTCAGATTTTAAAGGGGAAAGTTGCTACATTTAATAATACTTCAGAAATAGAATATGTTAAAGGTGTTGTAACTGAATATATGTTATATCTGTGTGAACAGCATTTGGATGATTTTACAGAAAATGTTCTGAAAAATATCAGAATTCTTAAAGCATTTGATAATATATCATCAAAAAATACAGGCTCTATGCTTAAATGTGTCAGGGATATTAACGGCATAACTGACCAACTGATGATTTCTGAAGATTTAGGAATTTCAAGATATAAATACAGCAAGATTGAGAATAACAAAGAATATCCTGATGCAATGGTTCTTATAAGATTGTATGAGTTATATGGATATCTGCCAACAATGTATCTTGATTTATATGATGTAAGAATAGAAATGCTTGATAACATATATGACAGTATGGAAATCAGGGAACAGGATTTGATTATAAAGTTTATAGATAATCTTAAACAGTTCGTGTGA
- a CDS encoding putative DNA modification/repair radical SAM protein, producing the protein MFEIKCNLTTKEKLEILADAAKYDVACTSSGVDRKGRKGFLGNSEACGVCHSFGADGRCISLLKVLFTNHCVYDCKYCVNRCSNDVPRASFEPDELCQLVIEFYKRNYIEGLFLSSGVLKNPSYTMEKICETLLLLRTKYRFNGYIHVKAIPGAPDELLSKAGYLADRVSVNLELPTSDSLSKLAPNKNFKNILEPMEKITGTIAANRLSVGKDARMERSSINKYLTGSIFNSANNSRYGSLSGKNRTALESGTGLSLPAVSGNTGMNRAFAPAGQSTQMIIGATPETDLTLIRTTQHLYQNYDLKRVFYSAYIPLNEDSALPELDAEIPLLREHRLYQADWLLRYYGFQADELLSENRPNFNEYLDPKCDWAVRHLGQFPVEIQTASYDMLLRIPGVGPKSAKRIVQTRKYARLDFDTLKKMGVVLKRAHYFITCNGKMMYKIPINENYITACLMGDNQKENWEIKHQNQQYQQLSLF; encoded by the coding sequence ATGTTCGAAATAAAATGTAATTTAACAACAAAGGAGAAGCTGGAGATTCTGGCTGATGCAGCTAAATATGATGTTGCATGTACATCAAGTGGAGTAGACAGGAAAGGCAGGAAAGGATTCCTTGGAAACAGTGAGGCATGCGGCGTGTGTCATAGTTTTGGTGCTGATGGCAGATGTATTTCTCTTCTTAAGGTTTTGTTTACTAATCATTGCGTATATGATTGTAAGTACTGTGTGAACAGGTGCTCCAATGATGTTCCAAGAGCATCTTTTGAACCGGATGAATTATGTCAGCTTGTTATTGAATTTTATAAAAGAAACTATATTGAAGGATTATTTTTAAGTTCTGGGGTACTTAAGAATCCGTCCTATACGATGGAGAAGATATGTGAGACTTTGCTGCTTTTAAGAACCAAGTATAGATTTAATGGATATATTCATGTGAAAGCAATTCCTGGGGCGCCAGATGAATTATTATCAAAGGCGGGTTATCTTGCTGACAGGGTAAGCGTGAATCTTGAACTGCCGACATCAGATAGTCTTTCTAAGCTTGCACCGAACAAGAATTTTAAGAATATCCTTGAACCGATGGAAAAGATAACAGGCACTATAGCGGCTAACAGGCTGTCTGTGGGCAAGGATGCCAGAATGGAAAGAAGCAGTATTAATAAATATCTTACAGGAAGTATATTTAATTCGGCGAACAATAGCAGATATGGTTCATTATCAGGAAAGAACAGGACAGCACTTGAATCGGGAACCGGGTTATCTTTGCCAGCTGTTTCTGGAAATACAGGGATGAACAGGGCTTTTGCGCCTGCAGGCCAGAGCACTCAGATGATAATAGGAGCTACGCCAGAGACAGATCTTACACTTATAAGGACTACCCAGCATCTTTATCAGAATTATGATTTAAAGAGAGTTTTTTATTCGGCATATATACCACTTAATGAGGATTCAGCATTACCAGAATTGGATGCAGAGATTCCTCTTCTTAGGGAACACAGACTTTATCAGGCAGACTGGCTTTTAAGGTATTATGGATTCCAGGCTGATGAGCTTTTATCTGAAAACAGACCGAATTTTAACGAATATCTGGATCCGAAGTGTGACTGGGCAGTAAGGCATCTGGGACAATTTCCGGTTGAGATACAGACCGCATCATATGATATGTTGTTGCGGATTCCGGGAGTTGGTCCTAAGTCTGCCAAGAGAATTGTGCAGACAAGAAAGTATGCAAGGCTGGACTTTGATACATTAAAGAAGATGGGAGTAGTACTTAAGAGAGCACATTATTTTATTACATGTAATGGAAAGATGATGTATAAAATTCCAATAAACGAGAATTATATAACAGCATGTCTTATGGGTGACAACCAAAAGGAGAATTGGGAGATAAAGCATCAGAACCAGCAATATCAGCAATTATCATTGTTTTAG
- a CDS encoding TIGR03915 family putative DNA repair protein has translation MYIFVCEDRFEDMMCCIYQAWEKALKVGHGCVRLERCGNEQPSLFDEYIHVDFNEDEYNKVVRSIKQKISNEAYACVYYACLSSEQDALDAAYRFLVIGFKAGAAITYMRTEPSVMRIKDIRRRVINEARYFREFARFNSVDGKVYVCHLEPKSDVIYEVAQHFADRMPSENWLIIDDNRSKAVIHPIDGEMYIRYLTDYEIEALSGPEAVNDEYTDMWKAFFEAIAIKQRNNEKCQRNLMPLWMRKHVTEFH, from the coding sequence ATGTATATATTTGTTTGTGAAGACAGATTCGAAGATATGATGTGCTGCATATACCAGGCATGGGAGAAGGCTTTGAAAGTAGGACACGGATGTGTTAGACTTGAGAGGTGTGGAAATGAACAGCCGTCTTTATTTGATGAATATATTCATGTAGATTTCAATGAGGATGAATATAATAAGGTTGTCCGTTCTATAAAGCAGAAGATTTCTAATGAAGCTTATGCATGCGTATATTATGCATGCCTTTCGTCAGAACAGGATGCACTGGATGCTGCATACAGATTTCTAGTAATTGGATTCAAGGCAGGTGCAGCAATTACTTATATGCGGACGGAACCGTCTGTTATGAGAATTAAGGATATCCGCAGAAGAGTTATTAATGAAGCAAGATATTTCAGGGAGTTTGCAAGGTTTAATTCTGTTGATGGAAAGGTATATGTGTGTCATCTTGAACCGAAGAGTGATGTGATATACGAAGTGGCACAGCATTTTGCAGACAGGATGCCGTCAGAGAACTGGCTTATAATTGATGATAACCGTAGTAAAGCGGTTATACATCCTATAGATGGTGAGATGTATATCAGGTATTTAACGGATTATGAGATAGAGGCTTTGTCTGGTCCAGAAGCTGTTAATGATGAGTATACGGATATGTGGAAAGCTTTTTTTGAAGCTATTGCCATTAAACAGAGAAATAATGAGAAGTGTCAGAGAAATCTTATGCCGTTATGGATGCGGAAGCATGTGACGGAGTTTCATTAA
- a CDS encoding helix-turn-helix domain-containing protein → MEKQIVNIGPRLKQRRKEMHIKQIDMAKQLGVSQAFLSNVEAGRINCSLPLLTDICCILNVTPDYLILGHMRGNKASSDLIDELKMCNTEELEAIKRIVDAFVIKKTGMYA, encoded by the coding sequence ATGGAGAAACAGATAGTTAATATTGGACCGAGACTTAAACAGAGAAGAAAAGAAATGCATATTAAGCAGATTGATATGGCAAAGCAGTTAGGTGTTTCACAGGCATTTTTATCTAATGTTGAAGCAGGAAGAATTAATTGCAGTCTACCTTTGCTTACTGATATATGCTGTATTCTAAATGTTACGCCTGATTATCTGATTTTAGGTCATATGAGAGGCAACAAAGCAAGCAGTGATTTGATAGATGAACTTAAAATGTGCAATACGGAAGAGTTGGAAGCGATAAAAAGAATAGTTGACGCATTTGTAATAAAAAAGACAGGAATGTATGCATAA